In one Bos mutus isolate GX-2022 chromosome 19, NWIPB_WYAK_1.1, whole genome shotgun sequence genomic region, the following are encoded:
- the ALOX15 gene encoding polyunsaturated fatty acid lipoxygenase ALOX15: MGLYRVRVSTGSSFCAGSNNQVHLWLVGEHGEAALGWRLRPARGKEVEFQVDVSEYLGRLLFVKLRKRHFLSDDAWFCNWISVQGPGASGNEFRFPCYRWVEGDGILSLPEGTGRTVVDDPQGLFKKHREEELAERRKLYRWGNWKDGLILNIAGATINDLPVDERFLEDKRIDFEASLTKGLADLAIKDSLNILTCWKSLDDFNRIFWCGQSKLAERVRDSWKEDALFGYQFLNGTNPMLLRRSVRLPARLEFPPGMGELQAELEKELQQGTLFEADFSLLDGIKANVILCTQQYVAAPLVMLKLQPDGKLLPMAIQLQLPHKGSPPPPLFLPTDPPMTWLLAKCWVRSSDFQLHELHSHLLRGHLVAEVIAVATMRCLPSIHPMFKLLIPHLRYTMEINIRARTGLVSDSGVFDQVVSTGGGGHVELLQRAGAFLTYSSFCPPDDLADRGLLGVKSSFYAQDALRLWEILSRYVEGIVSLHYKTDESVRDDIELQAWCRDITEIGLLGAQDRGFPVTLQSKDQLCHFVTMCIFTCTGQHSSTHLGQLDWYSWVPNAPCTMRLPPPTTKDVTLEKVMATLPNFHQASLQMSITWQLGRRQPIMVALGQHEEEYFSGPEPKAVLKKFREELAALEKDIEIRNAQLDWPYEYLRPSLVENSVAI, encoded by the exons ATGGGTCTCTACCGCGTCCGCGTGTCCACCGGGTCCTCGTTCTGCGCGGGCTCCAATAACCAGGTGCACCTGTGGCTGGTCGGCGAGCACGGGGAGGCGGCGCTCGGGTGGCGCCTGCGGCCGGCGAGGGGCAAG GAGGTGGAATTCCAGGTGGACGTGTCCGAGTACCTGGGGCGGCTGCTGTTTGTGAAATTGCGCAAACGGCACTTCCTCTCGGATGATGCGTGGTTCTGCAACTGGATCTCCGTGCAGGGCCCCGGGGCCAGTGGGAACGAGTTCAGGTTCCCGTGCTATCGCTGGGTGGAGGGCGATGGCATCCTGAGCCTGCCCGAGGGCACCG GTCGCACTGTGGTCGATGACCCTCAAGGTCTGTTCAAGAAACACAGGGAAGAGGAGCtggcagagagaaggaagctgTACCG GTGGGGTAACTGGAAGGACGGGTTAATTCTGAATATAGCTGGGGCCACAATAAATGACCTTCCTGTAGATGAGAGATTTCTAGAGGACAAAAGAATTGACTTTGAGGCCTCACTGACCAAGGG GCTGGCAGACCTAGCCATCAAAGACTCTTTAAACATTCTGACTTGCTGGAAAAGTCTGGATGACTTCAACAGGATTTTCTGGTGTGGCCAGAGCAAGCTGGCTG AGCGGGTGCGGGATTCCTGGAAGGAGGATGCCTTATTTGGGTACCAGTTTCTCAACGGCACCAACCCCATGTTGCTGAGACGCTCCGTTCGCCTTCCTGCCCGCCTGGAGTTtcctccagggatgggggagctgcaGGCCGAGCTGGAGAAGGAGCTCCAG CAAGGCACGCTATTTGAAGCTGACTTCTCCTTGCTGGATGGGATCAAGGCCAACGTCATCCTGTGTACCCAGCAGTATGTGGCTGCCCCTCTGGTTATGCTGAAACTGCAGCCCGATGGGAAACTCTTACCCATGGCCATCCAG CTCCAACTGCCACACAAGGGGTCCCCACCACCACCGCTTTTCCTGCCCACGGATCCCCCGATGACCTGGCTCCTGGCCAAATGCTGGGTCCGGAGCTCTGACTTCCAGCTTCACGAGCTGCACTCTCATCTCCTGAGGGGACACTTGGTGGCTGAGGTCATCGCTGTGGCCACCATGAGGTGCCTTCCGTCTATACATCCTATGTTCAAG CTTCTCATTCCGCACCTGCGATACACCATGGAAATTAACATCCGGGCCAGGACTGGGCTGGTCTCTGACTCGGGAGTCTTCGACCAG GTGGTGAGCACAGGTGGGGGCGGCCATGTGGAGCTGCTCCAGCGAGCAGGAGCCTTTCTAACCTATAGCTCCTTCTGTCCCCCTGATGACCTGGCTGACCGGGGGCTCCTGGGAGTCAAGTCTTCTTTCTATGCCCAAGATGCCCTGAGGCTCTGGGAAATTCTCTCTCg CTACGTGGAGGGGATTGTGAGTCTCCACTATAAGACGGACGAGTCTGTGAGAGACGACATTGAGCTGCAGGCCTGGTGTCGAGATATCACTGAGATTGGGCTGCTGGGTGCCCAGGACCGAG GGTTTCCCGTCACCCTACAGTCCAAGGACCAGCTTTGCCACTTTGTGACCATGTGTATCTTCACCTGCACTGGTCAGCACTCCTCCACTCACCTGGGCCAG CTGGACTGGTACTCTTGGGTCCCTAACGCACCCTGCACAATGCGGCTGCCCCCACCGACCACCAAGGATGTGACACTGGAGAAAGTGATGGCAACACTGCCGAACTTCCATCAGGCTTCTCTCCAGATGTCCATCACTTGGCAACTGGGCAGACGCCAGCCCATCATG gtggctctgggTCAGCATGAGGAAGAGTACTTCTCAGGCCCTGAGCCCAAGGCTGTGCTAAAGAAGTTCAGGGAGGAGCTGGCTGCCCTGGAAAAAGACATAGAGATCCGGAATGCCCAGCTGGACTGGCCCTACGAATACCTGCGGCCCAGCCTGGTGGAAAACAGCGTGGCCATATGA